One part of the Thermococcus litoralis DSM 5473 genome encodes these proteins:
- a CDS encoding DUF4910 domain-containing protein produces the protein MKELLKEAEVFNPENVLGYISEISKFHRIQGSKELVEAARYINEELRINGIKAELLEDSYDGEKWHLTLSSPIAWDLIYGEVGIIGKKITTSKTPLVVMAHSPPGEAEGEVIAIEREEDWENVKGKIVIVSEKWHENYRKANEKGALAFIAYRKGTGNAFPYIGLFLAKRDLEWAKIPAVALSEELANAVLQKLKKGEKVTAKIKVDTLISESQVLPIVYANVGKPPYVLFTAHICHPKPGANDNASGAATLIELAKTLNTLYDDSFRLGFAFLWIPEHHGTQAFIEKYAKLDDYYVAINLDMVGGSEDRANSTIMIIRTPLSRFSIVSGILEYFIGLVNSEGESFGGSSLPKMKARSYPYELGSDHDVFNFFGIPSVMPITWPDRFYHSSEDSVEKISKESLEIIGGAVLATALALAKGKKEELERFARGFTMKYLGELSIERDLEVAEKLVMLGLSRDSKFLGLNMGHEFTFEPWLKWKKKGIIYPRSIKQIDEKKGEELGKILEDRKMGVLLHELLMLGEIMPKEEAFKALEEEYGKFEKEKLEKAVGILRSLDIIVF, from the coding sequence ATGAAGGAGCTCTTGAAAGAAGCCGAAGTTTTTAACCCGGAGAATGTTTTAGGATATATCTCCGAGATAAGCAAGTTTCATAGAATCCAAGGGTCCAAGGAGCTGGTTGAAGCTGCCAGATACATAAACGAGGAATTAAGGATAAATGGCATAAAAGCAGAACTGCTTGAGGATTCTTATGACGGGGAGAAATGGCACTTAACCCTTTCCTCTCCAATAGCATGGGATCTAATTTACGGGGAAGTGGGGATAATTGGAAAGAAAATAACGACTTCCAAGACCCCCCTTGTCGTAATGGCGCACTCGCCACCTGGAGAAGCCGAGGGGGAAGTTATAGCAATAGAAAGGGAAGAAGACTGGGAAAATGTGAAGGGCAAGATAGTTATTGTGAGTGAGAAATGGCATGAAAACTACAGAAAAGCGAATGAAAAAGGAGCCCTTGCGTTTATAGCTTACAGAAAGGGAACGGGCAATGCCTTCCCTTACATTGGACTATTTTTGGCTAAAAGGGACTTAGAATGGGCAAAAATCCCAGCAGTTGCTCTAAGCGAAGAGCTTGCAAATGCCGTTCTCCAGAAATTGAAGAAGGGTGAAAAGGTAACGGCAAAAATCAAGGTTGACACTTTAATCTCTGAGAGTCAAGTTCTTCCAATTGTTTACGCAAATGTGGGAAAGCCTCCGTATGTTCTGTTCACGGCTCACATATGCCACCCAAAACCGGGCGCAAACGACAATGCAAGCGGAGCAGCAACGCTGATTGAGCTGGCTAAAACACTTAATACTCTTTACGATGATTCATTCCGGCTTGGCTTTGCTTTTCTCTGGATTCCAGAGCATCATGGGACGCAGGCTTTTATAGAGAAATACGCAAAGCTCGATGACTACTACGTGGCGATAAACCTTGACATGGTTGGGGGAAGTGAAGACAGAGCTAACTCAACGATAATGATAATTAGAACGCCATTATCAAGATTTTCGATTGTTTCCGGAATTCTGGAGTATTTTATTGGTCTCGTGAATTCCGAAGGAGAGAGCTTTGGGGGAAGTTCTCTGCCAAAAATGAAGGCTAGAAGCTATCCTTACGAGCTTGGAAGCGATCATGATGTATTCAACTTCTTTGGAATTCCAAGCGTGATGCCCATAACCTGGCCTGACAGGTTTTATCACTCAAGCGAGGACAGTGTTGAGAAGATAAGCAAAGAAAGCCTTGAAATAATAGGTGGAGCGGTATTGGCAACTGCATTAGCCCTTGCAAAAGGAAAGAAAGAGGAGCTTGAGAGATTTGCTAGAGGCTTTACAATGAAGTACCTTGGAGAGCTCAGCATTGAAAGGGATCTCGAAGTGGCGGAAAAGTTGGTTATGCTCGGGCTGTCGAGGGATTCTAAGTTCCTAGGGCTAAACATGGGACACGAGTTTACCTTTGAACCTTGGCTAAAGTGGAAGAAAAAAGGCATTATTTATCCAAGATCGATAAAGCAGATTGACGAGAAGAAGGGGGAGGAGCTGGGAAAAATATTGGAAGATAGGAAAATGGGTGTTTTGCTCCATGAGCTATTAATGCTCGGAGAGATAATGCCAAAAGAAGAGGCATTCAAAGCTCTGGAAGAGGAGTACGGGAAGTTCGAGAAAGAAAAGCTTGAGAAAGCGGTTGGGATATTAAGGTCTTTAGATATTATCGTTTTTTAG
- a CDS encoding glycosyltransferase: MISIIVPTYNERENLEELFERIAKALERKEFEIIVVDDDSPDRTWEKAEELAKEYPMKVIRRTNERGLSSAVIRGFEEARGEIFVVMDADLQHPPEVIPELIKAIENGADIAIASRYVRGGKVENWYWWRKLISRGAIMIGRVALPKIRGIRDPVSGFFALKRKVVEGVELNPVGFKILLEILIKGRYSKVVEIPFTFGLRSSGESKLSNKQILNYLRHLYRLMKWEGEIDRLVKFSIVGLSGIVVNEGSLLGFVEFLGWDKRIAVIPATELSILNNFIWNDLWTFKDIKKKPIHLRLLNFHLAALTGALVQWSIYLILLYLGVNYLIANLFGIGFSFVVRFLFNRNITWG; this comes from the coding sequence ATGATATCAATAATAGTCCCTACATACAATGAGCGGGAAAACTTGGAGGAGCTGTTTGAACGGATAGCGAAGGCTTTAGAGAGAAAAGAGTTTGAAATAATAGTTGTGGACGATGATTCTCCTGACAGAACTTGGGAGAAGGCAGAAGAGCTTGCAAAAGAATATCCCATGAAGGTTATAAGAAGAACAAACGAGAGGGGGCTTTCCTCTGCTGTTATTCGGGGTTTCGAAGAGGCGAGGGGAGAAATCTTTGTGGTTATGGATGCTGACTTGCAGCATCCCCCAGAAGTTATCCCTGAGTTGATTAAAGCTATTGAGAATGGTGCCGATATAGCTATAGCGAGCAGATATGTGAGAGGAGGAAAAGTTGAAAATTGGTACTGGTGGAGAAAACTCATCTCAAGAGGCGCTATAATGATAGGCAGAGTTGCTCTGCCAAAGATAAGGGGGATTAGAGATCCTGTGAGCGGGTTTTTTGCCCTTAAAAGGAAGGTTGTTGAGGGAGTTGAACTCAATCCAGTGGGCTTCAAAATCCTTCTTGAGATACTTATAAAGGGCAGATATTCAAAAGTTGTGGAGATTCCCTTTACATTCGGGTTAAGAAGTTCGGGAGAAAGTAAGCTGAGCAACAAGCAAATACTGAACTATCTACGCCATCTTTACAGGCTCATGAAGTGGGAGGGGGAGATAGACAGGCTTGTTAAATTCTCTATAGTTGGTTTAAGCGGCATTGTTGTAAATGAAGGCTCTCTTCTTGGCTTTGTGGAATTTTTAGGGTGGGACAAGAGGATAGCGGTAATCCCAGCGACTGAGCTTTCCATACTGAATAATTTTATATGGAATGACCTCTGGACGTTTAAGGATATAAAGAAAAAGCCGATTCACCTACGCTTACTGAACTTTCATCTTGCCGCACTTACAGGAGCTTTAGTTCAGTGGAGCATCTATCTAATTCTTTTGTATCTGGGTGTTAACTATCTAATAGCGAACCTATTTGGTATAGGATTTTCGTTTGTAGTCCGATTTCTTTTTAACCGAAACATTACATGGGGATAA
- a CDS encoding DUF2103 domain-containing protein, with the protein MPKHIKKGVKLEHHLLKGILPALEEIAGIKGVKKVIPGRIYASDSRGFEIKVTRETHAGLKLVAKSDGSVQEVFLVVDKADRERVKMEIEKIMG; encoded by the coding sequence ATGCCCAAGCATATTAAAAAAGGTGTCAAGCTTGAACATCATCTCCTTAAGGGTATTCTGCCGGCTCTTGAAGAGATTGCGGGGATAAAAGGAGTCAAGAAAGTAATTCCGGGGAGAATATACGCCAGCGACTCAAGAGGCTTCGAGATAAAGGTTACAAGAGAAACTCACGCAGGATTAAAGCTCGTCGCGAAGAGCGATGGCTCTGTGCAGGAGGTCTTTTTGGTGGTTGATAAAGCCGATAGGGAGAGGGTGAAAATGGAGATAGAAAAAATCATGGGATAA
- a CDS encoding ABC transporter permease encodes MRSSPIVNIAIKDIQINMKTKRFIGILLIFVGFAVLAIHDVSTGSYAFDDPRLMRLAWKLRNMVSPFTRIFLPFHQVLVKVVPFLGILLGADLINQEIQKGSIGVTLSHPLYRDQFYIGKFLGALATVFIGLLIFYITGIGLALIKGIPVTLFDLKVLSVLFPITFLYTLIYLSTGIFISILIKNPKNAVTLGLILVMLVEIVYSLFAFKVASSIAFKELQEELGPYGLTLERTGGLTSLEERIKISGTLNEKIDMYDIITRYRENSNYIYRKLTLFVPGEWYKRIISKIAVRRVCVGNCSIIPESSGMRINANRDIVLSDYTMGWEGSLWEALSFVWQYLILMLSSFLCMFIVGYVKFINADLR; translated from the coding sequence ATGAGATCAAGCCCAATAGTTAATATAGCAATAAAGGACATCCAAATAAACATGAAAACAAAGAGATTTATAGGAATACTTTTGATCTTCGTTGGATTTGCGGTTTTAGCTATTCACGATGTCTCCACTGGAAGCTATGCTTTTGATGATCCCCGGCTTATGCGGCTTGCATGGAAGCTCAGAAACATGGTTTCTCCCTTTACAAGGATTTTCCTACCCTTTCACCAAGTTCTTGTAAAAGTAGTGCCTTTTCTAGGCATTCTTCTTGGAGCTGACTTGATAAACCAAGAAATCCAAAAGGGGAGTATCGGAGTAACTTTAAGCCATCCTCTTTATAGAGATCAGTTTTACATCGGTAAGTTTTTAGGAGCATTGGCAACAGTATTTATCGGTCTTTTGATATTCTACATAACAGGCATTGGCTTAGCTTTAATTAAAGGCATTCCTGTAACGCTCTTTGATTTAAAAGTTTTGAGTGTGCTTTTTCCCATAACCTTCCTTTATACCCTCATTTATCTGAGCACTGGCATATTTATTTCCATTTTAATTAAGAATCCGAAGAACGCGGTTACTCTCGGTTTAATACTTGTGATGCTTGTTGAGATTGTGTATTCCCTCTTTGCGTTTAAAGTCGCCAGCAGCATTGCCTTTAAAGAGTTGCAGGAAGAACTGGGACCTTATGGACTAACCCTCGAGCGCACGGGTGGTTTAACTTCACTCGAAGAGAGAATAAAAATCAGCGGTACACTTAATGAAAAAATAGATATGTATGATATAATCACACGGTATCGTGAAAACTCAAACTACATATACAGAAAGCTCACACTCTTTGTGCCAGGAGAATGGTATAAAAGAATCATCTCAAAAATAGCCGTTAGAAGAGTGTGCGTTGGGAATTGTAGCATCATTCCTGAGAGTTCAGGCATGAGAATTAATGCCAACAGAGACATTGTTTTATCAGATTACACAATGGGATGGGAAGGTTCTCTTTGGGAGGCTCTAAGTTTTGTGTGGCAGTATCTGATTCTTATGTTGAGTTCCTTCTTGTGCATGTTTATAGTAGGCTACGTCAAGTTTATAAATGCTGATTTAAGATAA